A window from Myxocyprinus asiaticus isolate MX2 ecotype Aquarium Trade chromosome 37, UBuf_Myxa_2, whole genome shotgun sequence encodes these proteins:
- the LOC127428157 gene encoding proteasome subunit alpha type-5, whose protein sequence is MFLTRSEYDRGVNTFSPEGRLFQVEYAIEAIKLGSTAIGIQTSEGVCLAVEKRITSPLMEPSSIEKIVEIDSHIGCAMSGLIADAKTLIDKARVETQNHWFTYNETMTVESITQAVSNLALQFGEEDADPGAMSRPFGVALLFGGLDEKGPQLYHMDPSGTFVQCDARAIGSASEGAQSSLQEVYHKSMTLKDAIKSSLTILKQVMEEKLNATNIELATIEPGKTFHMYTKEELEDVIKDI, encoded by the exons ATGTTCTTGACAAGATCAGAATACGACAG AGGGGTAAACACTTTCTCTCCAGAAGGAAGACTTTTTCAAGTAGAATATGCCATTGAAGCTATCAAG TTGGGTTCCACGGCCATTGGCATTCAGACATCAGAGGGGGTATGTCTTGCCGTTGAGAAGAGAATAACTTCTCCTCTGATGGAGCCCAGCAGCATTGAGAAGATTGTAGAGATCGATTCGCATATTG GCTGTGCCATGAGTGGCTTAATAGCTGATGCTAAAACACTTATTGACAAAGCAAGAGTGGAAACACAG aaccATTGGTTTACCTACAATGAGACGATGACAGTGGAGAGCATAACGCAGGCTGTTTCTAACCTCGCTCTGCAGTTTGGAGAGGAGGATGCTGATCCTGGTGCTATG agtcGTCCTTTTGGTGTAGCTCTGCTTTTTGGAGGCTTGGATGAGAAAGGACCTCAACT ATACCACATGGACCCTTCAGGCACTTTTGTCCAGTGTGATGCCAGGGCTATTGGCTCAGCATCCGAGGGTGCTCAGAGCTCTCTGCAGGAAGTCTATCACAAG TCCATGACGTTAAAGGATGCCATCAAGTCTTCTCTCACTATCTTGAAACAAGTGATGGAGGAGAAGCTGAATGCCACTAACATTGAG CTTGCCACAATTGAGCCAGGCAAGACCTTTCACATGTACACAAAAGAAGAACTTGAGGATGTAATTAAGGATATCTAG